In Tsuneonella dongtanensis, a single window of DNA contains:
- a CDS encoding ArsR/SmtB family transcription factor encodes MSIEAVMRALGDPTRLRIMRLIGAMELAVGELAHVLAQSQPRVSRHVAILADAGLAERRREGSWVFLRQSTAAGEQVARAVARLLAVAEDEDAAFARVCADDRRQLAAIRDAREASAAEFFARHAGEWDRLRALLAPADAVEAALVSALAGEPLGEMLDIGTGTGRIAELLEPYAGHVTGLDKSPEMLRLARARLQKLPADRVELIQGDFAALPFEPETFDTVVFHQVLHYAQQPEKAVAEAARVCRPGGRLAIVDLAAHAREDMRRTYAHVRLGFGDEQMGTMLSHNGFAPAPPTAVEGGELEVKVWTARRSASPVARIGNASPGHPSSRRAAQS; translated from the coding sequence ATGTCGATTGAAGCAGTCATGCGCGCGCTTGGCGATCCTACCCGCTTGCGCATCATGCGCCTGATCGGGGCGATGGAGCTTGCGGTGGGTGAACTGGCGCATGTCCTCGCGCAGAGCCAGCCACGCGTCTCGCGTCACGTGGCGATCCTTGCCGACGCCGGTCTCGCCGAGCGCCGGCGCGAGGGGAGCTGGGTGTTCCTCCGCCAGTCGACTGCCGCTGGCGAACAGGTAGCGCGTGCGGTCGCGCGGCTTCTCGCGGTGGCCGAAGACGAGGACGCCGCTTTCGCGCGCGTTTGTGCGGACGATCGCCGTCAGCTTGCCGCCATCCGCGATGCGCGCGAAGCGAGCGCGGCGGAGTTCTTCGCGCGGCACGCAGGCGAGTGGGACCGGCTGCGCGCCCTGCTGGCGCCGGCGGACGCGGTCGAAGCGGCGCTGGTCTCGGCGCTCGCCGGGGAACCGCTCGGGGAAATGCTCGACATCGGCACCGGCACGGGGCGGATCGCCGAATTGCTCGAGCCGTATGCCGGCCATGTGACCGGGCTCGACAAGAGCCCCGAAATGCTTCGTTTGGCGCGCGCACGCCTGCAGAAACTTCCCGCCGACCGGGTCGAGCTGATCCAGGGGGATTTCGCCGCGCTGCCCTTCGAACCCGAGACGTTCGATACCGTCGTGTTCCACCAGGTGCTGCACTATGCGCAGCAACCCGAAAAGGCCGTCGCCGAGGCGGCGCGCGTCTGCCGTCCGGGCGGACGGCTCGCGATCGTGGACCTTGCCGCGCACGCCCGCGAAGACATGCGGCGGACCTACGCGCATGTCCGCCTGGGCTTCGGAGACGAACAGATGGGCACGATGCTTTCGCACAACGGGTTCGCTCCCGCGCCGCCGACGGCAGTCGAAGGCGGCGAGCTGGAAGTAAAGGTCTGGACGGCGCGCCGCAGCGCATCGCCGGTTGCCCGGATCGGCAACGCATCGCCAGGCCATCCCTCCAGCCGCAGGGCCGCACAGTCATGA
- a CDS encoding adenylate/guanylate cyclase domain-containing protein, producing MAPTALLPDGRSAALRLVLSRLGAALLLIGVLAALCAPFLISPLASGAPQARQGLVDFSGWSDLDRPVRLSGEWSFAWNAGVGEGEVPPERMRVPGEWIEQGTGAGESLGPGAGTYGLRIEGLPPGKYAMHVPLLYSATEVSVDGERLAGYGQVGTTAQTTVQHPRSGNVMFTTEGGPVVIAVQLASFHHRETGLNSAPVLGRPAAVDQWLTWEAAQDFVFVVSLLILAAYGIVVYIYRGEELPALYFAASCIFFVPTALAMSFDNLLLAAFPSFGLGGMMAVQYGTFGLTALFFLGYAHHLFPQESFRIAVRLLAAAIGLLTLAEIVLIAMGDTMTASLLSPYSMGVTVLICLYVVVVVARAAYRGRSGAWVLFAGMGLFVALMTLVAVVQVDILPRDQVVGSDLAPVGILMLLFSHVVVFAKRWSQATHAAERSNAELRTLLDVSTAISTEIDLHPLLAKIVEATTQVVHADRSSLFLYDPRTNELWSLFAQGLATQEIRFPADQGIAGHCFAAGEPVVVADSYADPRFNPAVDAATGYTTKTILSVPITTREGRRLGVLQALNRIGKDEFNRHDIRQMTAFASQAAIAIENANLFSEVVAARNYNESILGSMSSGVVTLDDDGKVAKLNTAACDILGYSSATIEGTRPADTIAKENPALLEEIETVASDNTARNLIDFDVVTGRADHISANISIVPLQGDKGPTGVLILLDNITASKRLQGAIGKFLPQSAVQEILERDENLLFGTSCKASVMFADIRNFTAAAETLTPRQTVDMLNDVFTSLFEAVASNEGVLDKFIGDALMAVYGAPLPTGNDAENAVRSALQMQALLGEFNRAREGSGLPVLALGIGIATGEVIAGTIGSPKRMDYTVIGDSVNLASRLEAITKTYKVRTILCEDTAVARSDFALRELDTVRVRGRTRPTRIYEVLTLAEADANGELLQAYAEARDLLLRRDWAGAVRGFQRALTIAPDDNPSGLMLARAQALSAAPPGPDWDGVWSG from the coding sequence ATGGCACCGACTGCATTGCTGCCCGATGGGCGCTCGGCTGCCCTCCGGTTGGTCTTGTCCCGCTTGGGCGCGGCCCTCCTGCTTATCGGTGTCTTGGCCGCGCTCTGCGCTCCGTTTCTCATCAGCCCGCTGGCATCGGGCGCACCGCAGGCACGTCAAGGCCTCGTCGATTTCAGCGGTTGGAGCGACCTTGATCGGCCCGTCCGGCTATCGGGTGAATGGTCGTTCGCGTGGAACGCCGGGGTAGGGGAAGGGGAGGTACCCCCTGAGCGGATGCGGGTGCCGGGGGAATGGATCGAGCAGGGGACGGGCGCGGGCGAAAGTCTTGGACCCGGCGCAGGCACGTACGGTCTCCGCATCGAAGGGCTTCCGCCTGGCAAGTATGCGATGCACGTTCCGCTGCTCTACTCGGCGACCGAGGTGTCCGTCGACGGAGAGCGCCTCGCCGGTTACGGGCAGGTTGGAACGACCGCACAGACGACCGTCCAGCACCCCCGCTCCGGAAACGTCATGTTCACGACCGAAGGCGGTCCGGTCGTCATCGCGGTCCAACTGGCGTCATTCCATCACCGGGAAACGGGTCTGAACTCGGCACCCGTGCTGGGACGGCCGGCCGCCGTCGACCAATGGCTGACGTGGGAGGCGGCGCAGGATTTCGTCTTCGTGGTGTCCCTGCTGATCCTCGCGGCATACGGGATCGTCGTCTACATCTACCGGGGAGAGGAACTGCCGGCGCTTTACTTCGCCGCAAGCTGCATCTTCTTCGTCCCGACCGCGCTGGCCATGTCGTTCGACAACCTGCTGCTCGCCGCGTTCCCGAGCTTCGGCCTCGGCGGGATGATGGCGGTCCAGTACGGGACCTTCGGGCTGACGGCGCTGTTCTTCCTCGGCTACGCCCATCACCTGTTCCCGCAGGAAAGCTTCCGGATCGCAGTGCGGCTTCTCGCTGCTGCGATCGGCCTGCTGACCCTCGCAGAGATCGTCCTGATCGCCATGGGCGACACGATGACCGCTTCGCTCCTGTCGCCTTACTCGATGGGCGTCACCGTCCTCATCTGCCTCTACGTCGTCGTCGTCGTGGCAAGGGCGGCCTATCGCGGCCGGTCGGGTGCCTGGGTGCTGTTCGCAGGGATGGGGCTGTTCGTGGCGCTGATGACCCTGGTCGCTGTCGTGCAGGTCGACATCCTGCCCCGCGACCAGGTAGTCGGATCGGACCTGGCGCCGGTCGGAATCCTCATGTTGCTGTTCTCGCATGTGGTGGTCTTCGCCAAGCGCTGGTCGCAGGCGACCCATGCGGCTGAACGATCCAATGCCGAGCTCAGGACGCTCCTCGACGTGAGCACGGCGATCAGCACCGAGATCGATCTCCACCCGCTGCTGGCGAAGATCGTCGAGGCGACCACCCAGGTAGTCCATGCCGATCGAAGCTCCCTGTTCCTCTACGACCCGAGGACGAACGAGCTGTGGTCGCTCTTCGCACAGGGACTGGCCACGCAGGAGATCCGCTTTCCGGCGGACCAGGGGATTGCGGGGCACTGCTTTGCCGCTGGAGAGCCGGTTGTGGTGGCGGACTCCTACGCCGATCCGCGCTTCAACCCAGCCGTCGATGCCGCCACGGGATATACGACGAAGACGATCCTTTCGGTGCCGATCACGACCCGCGAAGGAAGGCGTCTCGGCGTGCTGCAAGCCCTCAATCGCATCGGCAAGGACGAATTCAACCGGCACGACATTCGCCAGATGACCGCCTTCGCATCGCAGGCCGCCATCGCGATCGAGAACGCCAATCTGTTCTCGGAGGTCGTGGCGGCGCGCAATTACAACGAGAGCATCCTCGGCTCGATGTCGAGCGGGGTCGTGACTCTCGACGACGACGGCAAGGTGGCGAAGCTCAACACGGCTGCCTGCGACATCCTCGGGTATTCGTCTGCAACGATCGAGGGCACGCGGCCCGCGGATACGATCGCCAAGGAAAACCCCGCCCTGCTGGAGGAAATAGAGACGGTCGCTTCGGACAACACCGCGCGCAACCTGATCGATTTCGACGTCGTCACGGGCCGCGCGGACCACATCTCGGCCAACATCAGCATAGTGCCCCTGCAGGGCGACAAGGGTCCGACCGGCGTGCTGATCCTTCTCGACAACATCACCGCAAGCAAGCGGCTGCAGGGCGCGATCGGCAAGTTCCTGCCGCAGAGTGCGGTCCAGGAGATACTCGAGAGGGACGAGAACCTGCTCTTCGGCACGTCGTGCAAGGCGAGCGTGATGTTCGCCGACATACGCAACTTCACCGCTGCGGCCGAAACGCTCACGCCGCGGCAGACCGTCGACATGCTCAACGACGTCTTCACCAGCCTGTTCGAGGCGGTGGCCAGCAACGAGGGAGTCCTCGACAAGTTCATCGGCGACGCCCTGATGGCGGTCTATGGTGCACCGCTGCCCACGGGCAACGATGCGGAGAACGCGGTCAGGAGCGCGCTCCAGATGCAGGCGCTGCTGGGCGAATTCAATCGCGCGCGGGAGGGCAGCGGCCTGCCCGTCCTTGCGCTCGGGATCGGGATAGCCACGGGCGAGGTGATCGCCGGCACGATCGGTTCGCCCAAGCGGATGGACTACACGGTCATCGGCGATTCGGTGAACCTCGCTTCGCGCCTTGAAGCGATCACCAAGACGTACAAGGTGCGGACGATCCTGTGCGAGGATACCGCGGTCGCCAGGTCCGACTTCGCGCTGCGCGAGCTCGATACCGTCCGTGTGCGCGGGCGCACGCGGCCGACCCGCATATACGAAGTTCTGACCTTGGCGGAGGCGGACGCAAACGGTGAGCTGCTGCAAGCCTACGCCGAGGCGCGCGACCTCCTTCTTCGCCGGGATTGGGCTGGAGCGGTACGAGGGTTCCAGCGGGCGCTTACGATCGCCCCCGACGACAATCCTTCCGGCCTCATGTTAGCACGCGCGCAGGCGCTGTCGGCCGCACCTCCCGGTCCGGACTGGGACGGCGTCTGGTCGGGCTAG
- the metH gene encoding methionine synthase encodes MNTAASSRFVNVGERTNVTGSAAFKKLIMAGDYPAAVEVARQQVENGAQVIDVNMDEGLLDAVHAMTTFLKLIAAEPDIARVPVMIDSSKWEVIEAGLKCVSGKPIVNSISMKEGEAAFLEHARLCMDYGAAAVVMAFDETGQADTKERKVEICKRAYDLLTGIGFPPEDIIFDPNVFAVATGIEEHDRYALDFIEAVAELRELCPHAHFSGGLSNLSFSFRGNETVRRAMHSVFLYHAIPAGLDMAIVNAGQLDIYDQIDPVLREACEDVILMRRPDATERLIALAESYKGKSAADEKAAEEWRGWPVERRLEHALVKGIDAYVVEDTEEARQLKDRPIEVIEGPLMDGMNVVGDLFGSGKMFLPQVVKSARVMKKAVAHLIPFIEAEKEASGLADQSKGRIVMATVKGDVHDIGKNIVGVVLQCNGYEVIDLGVMVPWAKILETANDNKADMIGLSGLITPSLDEMVTVAEEMARAGMTMPLLIGGATTSKVHTALRIDPKYEGPVVHVLDASRAVGVASRLLSDTQRDEFVETTAAEYEKVREAREGKAQSVLLTIEEARANFYDPNYADKPAPPLQPGVHAFPDWDLADLRDYIDWTPFFRAWELHGNYPAILDDEVVGETARALKADADAMLDRIVSEKWLTAKGVAGLWPCARDGDDVTVHLVEEERHVLLPFLRQQVKKSRDRANMCLADFIDPAGDWIGGFAVGIHGIEPHSKAFLEAKDDYSDILLKALADRFAEAFAERLHQHVRTDLWGYAPGEQLTNQALIREEYRGIRPAPGYPACPDHSLKPVLFDLLKATEQTGITLTESFAMYPTAAVSGFYFGHPESEYFGVARIGRDQVQDYASRRGVDLATAERWLRPNLD; translated from the coding sequence TTGAACACCGCTGCATCATCCCGCTTCGTCAATGTCGGCGAGCGCACCAACGTCACCGGGTCGGCGGCGTTCAAGAAACTCATCATGGCGGGCGACTACCCGGCCGCGGTCGAGGTCGCGCGCCAGCAGGTCGAGAACGGCGCGCAGGTGATCGACGTCAACATGGACGAAGGGCTGCTCGACGCGGTCCACGCGATGACCACGTTCCTCAAGCTGATCGCCGCCGAACCCGACATCGCCCGCGTGCCGGTCATGATCGACAGCTCGAAGTGGGAAGTAATCGAAGCGGGCTTGAAGTGCGTTTCCGGCAAGCCGATCGTCAATTCGATCAGCATGAAGGAGGGCGAGGCCGCCTTCCTCGAGCATGCGAGGCTGTGCATGGACTACGGCGCCGCCGCGGTCGTCATGGCCTTCGACGAGACCGGGCAGGCCGATACGAAAGAGCGCAAGGTCGAGATCTGCAAGCGCGCCTACGATCTGCTCACCGGCATCGGCTTTCCGCCGGAAGACATCATCTTCGACCCCAACGTGTTCGCGGTCGCGACGGGGATCGAGGAGCACGACCGCTACGCGCTCGACTTCATCGAGGCAGTGGCGGAGCTGCGCGAGTTGTGCCCCCACGCACACTTCTCGGGCGGCCTATCCAACCTCAGCTTCAGCTTCCGCGGCAACGAGACCGTGCGCCGCGCGATGCACTCGGTGTTCCTCTACCACGCGATCCCCGCCGGGCTCGACATGGCGATCGTCAACGCCGGCCAGCTCGACATCTACGACCAGATCGACCCCGTGCTGCGCGAGGCGTGCGAGGACGTGATCCTGATGCGCAGGCCCGATGCAACGGAACGTCTCATCGCGCTTGCCGAAAGCTACAAGGGCAAGTCCGCCGCCGACGAAAAGGCCGCCGAGGAATGGCGCGGCTGGCCGGTCGAGCGCCGGCTGGAGCACGCGCTGGTCAAGGGCATCGACGCGTACGTCGTCGAGGACACCGAGGAGGCGCGGCAGCTGAAAGACCGCCCGATCGAGGTGATCGAAGGCCCGCTGATGGACGGCATGAATGTCGTCGGGGACCTGTTCGGATCGGGCAAGATGTTCCTGCCGCAAGTGGTGAAATCGGCCCGGGTCATGAAGAAGGCCGTCGCCCACCTCATCCCCTTCATCGAGGCGGAAAAGGAAGCCTCGGGCCTTGCCGACCAGTCGAAGGGCCGGATCGTGATGGCGACCGTAAAGGGCGACGTCCACGACATCGGCAAGAACATCGTCGGCGTCGTGCTCCAGTGCAACGGCTACGAGGTGATCGACCTCGGCGTGATGGTGCCGTGGGCCAAGATCCTCGAGACGGCCAACGACAACAAGGCGGACATGATCGGCCTGTCGGGCCTCATCACCCCCTCGCTCGACGAGATGGTGACGGTGGCCGAGGAAATGGCGCGCGCCGGGATGACGATGCCGCTGCTGATCGGCGGCGCGACCACCAGCAAGGTCCATACCGCGCTCAGGATCGACCCGAAGTACGAGGGGCCGGTGGTCCACGTGCTCGACGCGAGCCGCGCAGTGGGCGTCGCCAGCCGGCTCCTGTCCGATACCCAGCGCGACGAGTTCGTCGAGACCACCGCCGCGGAGTACGAAAAGGTCCGCGAGGCGCGCGAGGGCAAGGCGCAGAGCGTGCTGCTGACGATCGAGGAAGCGCGCGCGAACTTCTACGACCCCAACTACGCCGACAAGCCCGCGCCGCCGCTCCAGCCGGGTGTCCATGCGTTCCCCGACTGGGACCTTGCGGACCTGCGCGACTACATCGACTGGACACCGTTCTTCCGCGCGTGGGAACTGCACGGCAACTACCCCGCGATCCTCGACGACGAAGTGGTCGGCGAAACCGCGCGGGCGCTGAAGGCCGATGCCGACGCGATGCTCGACCGGATCGTCTCGGAAAAGTGGCTAACGGCCAAGGGCGTCGCCGGTTTGTGGCCCTGCGCGCGCGACGGCGACGACGTGACCGTCCATCTGGTCGAGGAAGAGCGCCACGTGCTGCTCCCGTTCCTGCGCCAGCAGGTGAAGAAAAGCCGCGACCGGGCGAACATGTGCCTTGCCGACTTCATCGATCCCGCTGGCGACTGGATCGGCGGTTTCGCGGTCGGCATCCACGGGATCGAGCCGCACTCGAAGGCGTTCCTCGAAGCGAAGGACGACTACTCGGACATCCTGCTCAAGGCGCTGGCCGACCGCTTCGCCGAGGCCTTTGCCGAACGGCTGCACCAGCACGTGCGCACCGACCTCTGGGGTTATGCGCCGGGTGAGCAGCTGACCAACCAGGCGCTCATCAGGGAGGAATATCGCGGCATTCGGCCTGCGCCCGGCTATCCGGCCTGTCCCGACCACAGCCTGAAGCCGGTGCTGTTCGACCTGCTCAAGGCGACCGAGCAGACGGGGATCACGCTGACCGAGAGCTTTGCGATGTACCCCACCGCGGCGGTCAGCGGGTTCTATTTCGGACACCCCGAAAGCGAATACTTCGGCGTCGCCCGCATCGGCCGCGATCAGGTGCAGGATTACGCCTCGCGGCGCGGCGTGGACTTGGCTACGGCCGAGCGGTGGCTACGACCCAACCTCGACTGA
- a CDS encoding ABC transporter ATP-binding protein, whose protein sequence is MSDTIGQPGEDFLVLDDVHTHFDMGRNLLTRESKGVVKAVDGVSLSIKQGEILGLVGESGCGKSTLSRTILQLIRPTSGKVWFRGQELTAMSDAEVRRERIEFQMIFQDPYASLNPRMTVLDTLSEAVRTRHPELKGDALRARVAELLRTVGLNPAHMKRYPHEFSGGQRQRVAIARALAPEPKLIIADEPVSALDVSIQSQILNLLKRLVRELGLTMIFISHDLSVVRYISDRIAVMYLGRIIELGSAEDIIDHPLHLYTKALMSAIPEPDPRAERVRERIVLRGDPPSPLNPPQGCNFWPRSPVPHDDRMKEVEPPFEQMQPNHWVAACPFCVSSPA, encoded by the coding sequence ATGAGCGACACCATCGGCCAGCCAGGCGAGGACTTCCTCGTCCTCGATGACGTGCACACCCACTTCGACATGGGCCGCAACCTGCTGACGCGCGAAAGCAAGGGCGTGGTCAAGGCGGTGGACGGGGTTTCGCTCTCGATCAAGCAGGGCGAGATCCTCGGCCTGGTGGGCGAGTCCGGGTGCGGCAAATCCACGCTCAGCCGCACGATCCTCCAGTTGATCCGGCCGACTTCCGGCAAGGTATGGTTCCGGGGCCAGGAACTCACCGCAATGAGCGACGCGGAGGTTCGCCGCGAGCGGATCGAGTTCCAGATGATCTTCCAGGACCCCTATGCGTCGCTCAACCCGCGCATGACGGTCCTCGATACCCTCTCGGAAGCGGTGCGCACGCGCCATCCCGAATTGAAGGGTGACGCGCTGCGCGCGCGCGTCGCGGAACTGCTGCGGACCGTCGGCCTCAACCCCGCGCACATGAAACGCTATCCGCACGAGTTTTCGGGTGGTCAGCGGCAGCGCGTGGCGATCGCCCGTGCGCTTGCGCCCGAACCGAAGCTGATCATCGCGGACGAGCCCGTCTCCGCACTCGACGTCTCGATCCAGTCCCAGATCCTCAACCTGCTCAAGCGGCTGGTTCGCGAACTGGGTCTGACGATGATCTTCATCTCGCACGACCTGTCGGTGGTGCGGTATATCTCGGACCGGATCGCGGTGATGTACCTCGGGCGGATCATCGAACTCGGCAGTGCCGAGGACATCATCGATCACCCGCTCCATTTGTACACCAAGGCGTTGATGAGCGCGATCCCCGAGCCGGACCCGCGCGCCGAACGCGTACGCGAAAGGATCGTGCTGCGCGGCGATCCTCCTTCTCCGCTCAATCCGCCGCAGGGCTGCAATTTCTGGCCGCGCAGCCCCGTGCCTCATGACGATCGGATGAAAGAGGTGGAACCGCCCTTCGAGCAAATGCAGCCCAATCACTGGGTTGCGGCATGCCCGTTCTGCGTTTCGAGCCCCGCCTAG
- a CDS encoding sulfite exporter TauE/SafE family protein, with translation MATTQPRLSALPPGRIVVCGGVVLAALWCAIWVATAPDPALMRQLAFLPGVGVIGAIIANTSGTGGGVVFVPVFNGLREHGVMALDPLQITAASMGIQCFGMTMGALRWTDRLMHQAPPPDALHSGVRPRDYALAAVAVLAISLPAMLAVQRMGPIDNQAILVTYKAFSIPLGLALIAATWTVNRNVRERERLEPVDLAVLMLLAAPGGAITALLSVGIGELVALYLFIRHYPVLLSTGVACVVSSVSVLSGMVWHTQAGTVQWEVVLLAGPGAALGGFLARSIAHWLGARRLKTLDGLWIVLSASYLVWLNWR, from the coding sequence GTGGCTACGACCCAACCTCGACTGAGCGCCTTGCCGCCGGGCCGCATTGTCGTATGCGGAGGCGTCGTCCTCGCGGCGCTCTGGTGTGCGATCTGGGTCGCCACGGCGCCCGATCCTGCCCTGATGCGCCAGCTCGCGTTCCTGCCCGGCGTGGGGGTGATCGGGGCGATCATCGCCAACACCTCGGGGACCGGGGGCGGGGTGGTTTTCGTGCCCGTATTCAACGGATTGCGCGAGCACGGCGTGATGGCGCTCGACCCGTTGCAGATCACCGCCGCATCGATGGGTATCCAGTGCTTCGGGATGACCATGGGCGCGCTGCGTTGGACCGACCGCCTTATGCACCAGGCTCCGCCGCCCGACGCGCTGCACAGCGGAGTGCGCCCCCGCGACTACGCGCTTGCCGCAGTGGCGGTGCTGGCGATCTCGCTGCCGGCGATGCTGGCGGTCCAGCGAATGGGGCCGATCGACAACCAGGCCATTCTCGTGACCTACAAGGCGTTCTCGATCCCCCTCGGCCTCGCGCTGATCGCGGCGACGTGGACGGTCAATCGCAACGTGCGCGAGCGCGAGCGGCTGGAGCCGGTCGACCTGGCGGTGCTCATGCTGCTGGCGGCGCCGGGCGGGGCGATCACCGCGCTGCTTTCGGTCGGGATCGGCGAACTCGTCGCGCTCTACCTGTTCATTCGCCACTATCCGGTCCTCCTCTCGACCGGGGTCGCCTGCGTGGTGTCGTCGGTCAGCGTGCTGTCCGGCATGGTGTGGCACACGCAGGCGGGGACGGTGCAGTGGGAGGTCGTCCTTCTGGCGGGACCCGGAGCCGCGCTCGGCGGGTTTCTCGCGCGCAGCATCGCACACTGGCTCGGGGCGCGGCGCCTGAAGACGCTCGACGGTCTGTGGATTGTCCTGTCGGCAAGCTACCTGGTCTGGCTCAACTGGCGGTGA
- the metF gene encoding methylenetetrahydrofolate reductase [NAD(P)H], with the protein MNAEIALGEPLYASLPGDVGVSFEFFPPKTEKMAETLWSSVQTLAPLGPDFVSVTYGAGGSTRERTHAAVERIIRETGIPAAAHLTCVDATRDEIDAIARDYWDIGVRHIVALRGDVAEPGAAYAPHPQGYANAAELVAGLRKIAPFEISVGAYPEKHPDSADEAADLENLKRKIDAGATRAITQFFFEPDCFFRFRDKAAAAGIDAEIVPGIMPVMSFASVQRMSGLCGTAIPGWMETLFEGLDDRPAARQLVSATVAAELCRRLYAGDVRHFHFYTLNRAELSYAICHLLGLRPKDPS; encoded by the coding sequence ATGAATGCCGAAATCGCCCTGGGCGAACCCCTCTACGCCTCGCTTCCCGGCGACGTCGGCGTCAGCTTCGAATTCTTCCCGCCGAAGACCGAGAAGATGGCCGAGACACTGTGGTCCAGCGTGCAGACGCTCGCGCCGCTCGGACCGGACTTCGTCTCGGTGACCTACGGCGCAGGCGGTTCGACGCGCGAGCGTACGCACGCCGCGGTGGAGCGGATCATCCGCGAGACCGGCATTCCGGCTGCAGCGCACCTCACTTGCGTGGACGCGACGCGCGACGAAATCGACGCCATCGCGCGCGACTATTGGGACATCGGCGTGCGCCATATCGTGGCGCTGCGCGGCGACGTGGCGGAACCCGGCGCGGCCTATGCTCCGCATCCGCAAGGGTACGCTAATGCCGCCGAGCTCGTCGCAGGGCTTCGGAAGATCGCGCCCTTCGAAATCTCCGTCGGCGCCTATCCCGAGAAGCATCCCGACAGTGCCGACGAGGCGGCCGATCTCGAGAACCTGAAGCGCAAGATCGACGCCGGCGCGACCCGCGCGATCACGCAGTTCTTCTTCGAGCCCGATTGCTTCTTCCGCTTTCGCGACAAGGCCGCGGCGGCCGGCATCGACGCCGAGATCGTGCCCGGCATCATGCCGGTGATGAGTTTCGCCAGCGTCCAGCGGATGAGCGGGCTGTGCGGCACCGCGATACCCGGGTGGATGGAGACGCTGTTCGAAGGGCTCGACGACCGCCCGGCGGCGCGCCAGCTGGTTTCGGCGACGGTCGCCGCCGAGCTGTGTCGCCGCCTCTACGCGGGCGACGTCCGGCATTTCCACTTCTACACCCTCAACCGGGCCGAGCTCAGCTACGCGATCTGCCACCTGCTCGGCCTGCGTCCCAAGGACCCGTCATGA
- a CDS encoding homocysteine S-methyltransferase family protein, with product MTKREQFLAACAERILITDGAFGTEIQNWKLAEADYAGSLGLGHDQKGNNDILALTKPEVPEAIHRAYFEAGADIAETNTFSANRISQADYGAAHLVREINVESAKLARRLADEFEAKDGRPRFVAGAIGPTNKTLSLSPDVEDPGYREIDWDTLVDVYAEQMNSLVEGGADFILIETIFDTLNAKAGIMAAKQVEKALGREVPVMLSMTLTDLSGRNLSGHTVEAFWHAVRHAKPLTIGLNCSFGATQLRPHVKTLAEIADCPIMVYPNAGLPNELGAYDERPDQTAGFVHEWAEAGQVNVLGGCCGSTPAHIKAIADSVRGVAPRVLPNPPVATRLAGLEPFTLAA from the coding sequence ATGACCAAGCGCGAACAATTCCTCGCCGCGTGCGCGGAACGTATCCTCATCACCGATGGTGCTTTCGGAACGGAGATCCAGAACTGGAAGCTGGCCGAGGCGGATTATGCCGGATCGCTCGGACTAGGGCACGACCAGAAGGGCAACAACGACATCCTCGCGCTGACGAAGCCGGAAGTGCCCGAGGCGATTCACCGCGCCTATTTCGAGGCCGGGGCCGACATCGCGGAGACAAATACCTTTTCCGCCAACAGGATAAGCCAGGCGGACTACGGCGCCGCACACCTAGTGCGCGAGATCAACGTCGAGAGCGCGAAGCTGGCAAGACGGCTGGCTGACGAGTTCGAAGCGAAGGACGGTCGCCCGCGCTTCGTGGCGGGTGCGATCGGGCCGACCAACAAGACGCTGTCGCTTTCGCCCGACGTCGAGGACCCGGGTTATCGCGAGATCGACTGGGACACGCTGGTCGACGTCTATGCCGAACAGATGAATTCCCTCGTCGAAGGCGGTGCTGATTTCATCCTCATCGAGACCATTTTCGACACCCTCAACGCCAAGGCGGGGATCATGGCGGCCAAGCAGGTCGAAAAGGCGCTGGGCCGCGAGGTCCCGGTGATGCTGTCGATGACGCTGACCGATCTTTCGGGGCGCAACCTGTCGGGTCACACGGTCGAGGCGTTCTGGCACGCGGTACGGCATGCCAAACCGCTGACCATCGGTCTCAACTGCTCGTTCGGTGCGACGCAGCTGCGCCCGCATGTGAAGACCCTGGCCGAGATCGCCGACTGCCCGATCATGGTCTACCCGAACGCTGGTCTGCCCAACGAGCTAGGCGCGTACGACGAGCGGCCCGACCAGACCGCCGGGTTCGTCCACGAGTGGGCGGAAGCAGGACAGGTCAATGTGCTGGGCGGCTGCTGCGGTTCGACGCCCGCGCACATCAAGGCAATCGCCGACAGCGTTCGCGGCGTGGCGCCGCGCGTGTTGCCCAATCCGCCCGTCGCCACCCGCCTCGCGGGCCTCGAGCCATTCACGCTCGCCGCCTGA